A single window of Kitasatospora sp. HUAS MG31 DNA harbors:
- a CDS encoding S41 family peptidase: protein MGGVTAPGYLRYPHLRGGLLTFTAEDDVWAAPLAEDGTVGRAWRISCDRTRVSHPRLSPDGSTVAWTSWQPLTPEVLTAPVAGGESARLTYWGSYDTRVRGWLPNGEVLAVTSYHEPFAHYTWAYELPPDGSPGRRLPWGPVADAQVSREHTVMLTAAAPHEPAAWKRYRGGATGKLWLDHAPLPTGHRGHLSSPMVVGDRIAYLSDHEGVANLYSCRLDGTDLRRHTDHASYYAREASGDGTRIVYQHAGDLWLLESLDAPAPRRLEVPLGGSRAGRRPYQVSAALHVKDLACDTTGRAGVLNVRGSLYWLTHRDGPARVLADTPGVRARLPVLLGHTGQVAWIGDAEGADGIELAPLPARDGSSSPGRRLAAGRIGRVQELSASPDGRHLAVAASDGRLLLVGTEDGTVTTVADSRYGPVSSPAFSPDSQWLTWSQPVAGRSLRAIQLARVQAPERTIDVTGGRFEDEHPVFTRDGRFLVFLSWRGFDPVHDVHTGDMSFPLGCRPYLVPLAADTPSPFAAPVEGRPPVGVDRDEAAGDGTVRVDEEGLTKRLVPFPVIASKYSATAAVRGGVVWLRWPISGALGQTFASPEDTSGRPALEYFDLARGNRSTLVDQLDGYAVSGDGSAVSVFSAGTLKLYPLAGPTSPVPVDLRRITHTVHPAAEWRQSYHEAARIVRDQFWDADMCGLDWPELVAQYEPLLDRIASPDDFADLLRELLGELGTSHAYVTPSRRGEGPALAQQPLGLLGANAHREPDGRWLVTRILPGESSDPKARAPLAGYGLQSGDELLAVDGRPPDPVRGPAPLLAGTGGTTVELTVRSRGALRRIAVTPLSDERPIRYQDWVAKRRKLVREFSNGVCGYLHIPDLGGSGWAQFNRDLRSELAKPALVLDVRGNAGGNVSELVLEKLHRRVLAWDFTRGRQPVRWPRDAPRGPVVALADHATSSDGDVIIAAIKLLGLGPVMGTRTWGGVVGMTGRHALGDGTQISVPKNASWFTGGIGFSVENHGVEPDIEVERTPHEWARGEHTELTAAVELALSLLADHPEAAPPPPDTPRPDLRRPPLPPR, encoded by the coding sequence ATGGGAGGCGTGACCGCGCCCGGCTACCTCAGGTACCCCCATCTGCGCGGCGGGCTGCTCACCTTCACCGCCGAGGACGACGTCTGGGCCGCACCGCTGGCGGAGGACGGCACGGTCGGCCGGGCCTGGCGGATCAGCTGCGACCGCACCCGGGTGAGCCACCCCCGGCTCTCCCCCGACGGCTCCACCGTCGCCTGGACCAGCTGGCAGCCGCTCACCCCGGAGGTGCTCACCGCCCCGGTGGCCGGCGGCGAGTCGGCCCGGCTCACCTACTGGGGCAGCTACGACACCCGGGTCCGCGGCTGGCTGCCGAACGGCGAGGTCCTGGCGGTCACCTCGTACCACGAGCCGTTCGCCCACTACACCTGGGCGTACGAGCTGCCGCCGGACGGCTCGCCGGGCCGCCGGCTGCCCTGGGGACCGGTGGCCGACGCCCAGGTGAGCCGGGAGCACACCGTGATGCTGACCGCCGCCGCACCCCACGAGCCGGCCGCCTGGAAGCGCTACCGCGGCGGCGCCACCGGCAAGCTCTGGCTCGACCACGCACCGCTGCCGACCGGCCACCGCGGACACCTCTCCTCCCCGATGGTGGTGGGCGACCGGATCGCCTACCTCTCCGACCACGAGGGCGTCGCCAACCTCTACTCCTGCCGCCTGGACGGCACCGACCTGCGCCGGCACACCGACCACGCCTCCTACTACGCCCGCGAGGCCTCCGGCGACGGCACCCGGATCGTCTACCAGCACGCCGGCGACCTGTGGCTGCTGGAGAGCCTGGACGCCCCCGCGCCGCGCCGGCTGGAGGTCCCGCTCGGCGGCTCCCGGGCCGGCCGGCGCCCGTACCAGGTGAGCGCCGCGCTGCACGTCAAGGACCTCGCCTGCGACACCACCGGCCGGGCCGGGGTGCTCAACGTGCGCGGCAGCCTGTACTGGCTGACCCACCGCGACGGGCCGGCCCGGGTGCTGGCCGACACCCCGGGGGTCCGGGCCCGGCTGCCGGTGCTGCTCGGCCACACCGGGCAGGTCGCCTGGATCGGCGACGCCGAGGGCGCCGACGGGATCGAGCTGGCCCCGCTGCCCGCCCGGGACGGCTCCTCCTCCCCGGGCAGACGGCTGGCCGCCGGACGGATCGGCCGGGTCCAGGAACTCTCCGCCTCACCGGACGGCCGGCACCTGGCGGTGGCCGCCTCCGACGGCCGGCTGCTGCTCGTCGGCACCGAGGACGGCACGGTGACGACCGTCGCCGACTCCCGGTACGGGCCGGTCAGCAGCCCGGCCTTCTCCCCCGACTCGCAGTGGCTGACCTGGTCGCAGCCGGTGGCCGGGCGCTCCCTGCGGGCGATCCAGCTGGCCCGGGTCCAGGCCCCGGAGCGCACGATCGACGTCACCGGCGGCCGGTTCGAGGACGAGCACCCGGTCTTCACCCGCGACGGCCGGTTCCTGGTGTTCCTGTCCTGGCGCGGCTTCGACCCCGTGCACGACGTCCACACCGGGGACATGTCCTTCCCGCTCGGCTGCCGCCCCTACCTGGTGCCCCTGGCCGCGGACACCCCGTCGCCGTTCGCCGCCCCGGTGGAGGGCCGCCCGCCGGTCGGGGTGGACCGCGACGAGGCCGCCGGCGACGGCACGGTGCGGGTGGACGAGGAGGGGCTGACCAAGCGGCTGGTCCCCTTCCCGGTGATCGCCTCCAAGTACTCCGCCACCGCGGCCGTGCGCGGCGGCGTGGTGTGGCTGCGCTGGCCGATCTCCGGCGCCCTCGGCCAGACCTTCGCCAGCCCCGAGGACACCTCCGGCCGCCCGGCGCTGGAGTACTTCGACCTGGCCCGAGGCAACCGCAGCACCCTGGTCGACCAGTTGGACGGCTACGCGGTCTCCGGCGACGGCAGCGCCGTCTCGGTGTTCTCGGCCGGCACGCTCAAGCTGTACCCGCTGGCCGGCCCGACCTCGCCCGTCCCGGTGGACCTGCGGCGGATCACCCACACCGTGCACCCCGCCGCCGAGTGGCGGCAGTCGTACCACGAGGCGGCCCGGATCGTCCGCGACCAGTTCTGGGACGCCGACATGTGCGGCCTCGACTGGCCCGAGCTGGTGGCCCAGTACGAACCGCTGCTCGACCGGATCGCCTCCCCGGACGACTTCGCCGACCTGCTCCGCGAACTGCTCGGCGAACTCGGGACTTCCCACGCGTACGTCACCCCGTCGCGGCGCGGCGAGGGCCCCGCCCTCGCCCAGCAGCCGCTCGGCCTCCTCGGCGCCAACGCCCACCGCGAACCGGACGGCCGCTGGCTGGTCACCCGGATCCTGCCCGGCGAGTCCTCCGACCCCAAGGCCCGCGCCCCGCTGGCCGGTTACGGCCTGCAGAGCGGCGACGAGCTGCTCGCCGTGGACGGCCGCCCGCCGGACCCGGTCCGCGGCCCCGCCCCGCTGCTGGCCGGCACCGGCGGCACCACCGTCGAACTGACCGTCCGCAGCCGCGGCGCGCTCCGCAGGATCGCGGTCACCCCGCTCTCCGACGAACGGCCGATCCGCTACCAGGACTGGGTCGCCAAACGGCGCAAGCTGGTCCGGGAGTTCAGCAACGGCGTCTGCGGCTACCTGCACATCCCCGACCTCGGCGGCTCCGGCTGGGCCCAGTTCAACCGGGACCTGCGCAGCGAACTCGCCAAGCCCGCCCTGGTCCTGGACGTCCGCGGCAACGCCGGCGGCAACGTCTCCGAACTGGTCCTGGAGAAGCTCCACCGCCGGGTCCTGGCCTGGGACTTCACCCGCGGCCGGCAACCCGTCCGGTGGCCCAGGGACGCACCCCGCGGACCGGTGGTCGCCCTCGCCGACCACGCCACCAGCTCGGACGGCGACGTGATCATCGCCGCGATCAAGCTGCTGGGGCTGGGGCCGGTGATGGGGACCCGCACCTGGGGCGGGGTGGTCGGGATGACCGGACGCCACGCGCTCGGGGACGGCACCCAGATCTCGGTCCCCAAGAACGCCTCCTGGTTCACCGGCGGGATCGGCTTCTCCGTGGAGAACCACGGCGTGGAGCCGGACATCGAGGTGGAGCGGACCCCGCACGAGTGGGCCCGCGGCGAGCACACCGAACTCACCGCCGCCGTCGAGCTCGCCCTCTCCCTCCTCGCCGACCACCCCGAAGCCGCACCCCCACCCCCCGACACCCCCCGCCCCGACCTCCGCCGCCCACCCCTCCCACCCCGCTGA
- a CDS encoding iron-containing alcohol dehydrogenase, whose translation MTPQHTEPSDRPSERPAERPAPKPADRTAEAVAAVVANALRALREYDGFTQEKVDRIVRKAALAALAAHVRLAALAVEETGRGVLEDQAAENRFACERVARGMAGVRTVGVVRRDELDGIVEIADPVGVVAALTPAAGPTATVLFQALIALKTRNPVVFSFHPGAPRCSAEAARTVRDAAVAAGAPASCVQWVEPASAAAGALTRHPDVALVLATGDPAAVRAAYGCGKPALGAEPGNVPAYLERSADLARAVNDVVLSRAFDHGLAPAAEQTVILDAAVHERALAGFRALGGHLVDAGEKALLERYLFGDPHGPGDDPGGVNPAAVGRSAAEVAAAAGFEVPAGTTVLLAEVAGVGDGEPLTRVKPCPVLAVLRAASRSRALRWAAELVELGGGGAAVVHTEDEAFAEEFGLAVRAGRVVWNAPGAQGAAGGRYNALPPALGPGGGCSGPAAVRADRLLNLRRLARRDGGTRRFAAPPAILFERGAVRALAELPGARRIVLVTDRAAVEQGRLERVREVLDRRADPVAVRVVDTVEPEPSVETVERGAELMRAFAPDTVIALGGRAPMDAAKAMWLLYAHPEAEFADPGGTLGAGLTGGGRARLVCVPTASGTGGEVAPFAEVTDPESGRRYPLADPALTPDLAVVDPALTADRPGPAVAEAAFAALARCVEAWISVDANDFTDGLARQGALLVVEHLPAALADGPDGRAARDRLHHAGTIAGLALGSASLGAVHALAHTLAPALHLPYGRVCALLLPPVVRHAGAAPARVTGRAGYPVYVAPERLAALARTLALPAGTPEQGVESLAGAVEELRERAGLPRSLKLAGVEESAFLEALPRYALGALEDRCAPGSPRRLLLADLERLLRRAYYGDRA comes from the coding sequence ATGACACCCCAGCACACCGAACCGTCCGACCGACCGTCCGAGCGACCGGCCGAGCGACCGGCCCCGAAGCCGGCGGACCGTACCGCGGAGGCGGTCGCCGCCGTGGTGGCCAACGCCCTGCGGGCCCTGCGGGAGTACGACGGCTTCACGCAGGAGAAGGTGGACCGGATCGTGCGGAAGGCGGCGCTGGCGGCGCTGGCCGCGCACGTCCGGCTGGCCGCGCTGGCGGTGGAGGAGACCGGCCGGGGCGTGCTGGAGGACCAGGCGGCGGAGAACCGGTTCGCCTGCGAGCGGGTGGCCCGGGGTATGGCGGGCGTGCGGACGGTGGGCGTGGTCCGGCGGGACGAGCTGGACGGGATCGTGGAGATCGCCGACCCGGTCGGCGTCGTGGCCGCGCTGACCCCGGCCGCCGGTCCGACCGCGACCGTGCTGTTCCAGGCGCTGATCGCGTTGAAGACCCGCAACCCGGTGGTGTTCTCCTTCCATCCCGGCGCCCCCCGCTGTTCGGCCGAGGCGGCCAGGACGGTCCGGGACGCGGCGGTGGCGGCGGGCGCGCCGGCGTCCTGCGTGCAGTGGGTCGAGCCGGCGTCGGCGGCGGCCGGCGCGCTGACCCGGCATCCGGACGTGGCGCTGGTGCTGGCCACCGGCGATCCGGCCGCCGTCCGGGCCGCGTACGGCTGCGGGAAGCCGGCGCTGGGCGCGGAGCCGGGCAACGTCCCGGCGTACCTGGAGCGGAGCGCGGACCTGGCGCGGGCGGTGAACGACGTGGTGCTGTCGCGGGCGTTCGACCACGGGCTGGCCCCGGCCGCCGAGCAGACGGTGATCCTGGACGCCGCCGTCCACGAGCGGGCGCTGGCGGGGTTCCGGGCGCTCGGCGGACACCTGGTGGACGCCGGGGAGAAGGCGCTGCTGGAGCGGTACCTGTTCGGGGACCCCCATGGCCCCGGCGACGACCCGGGCGGGGTGAACCCGGCGGCGGTCGGGCGGTCGGCGGCGGAGGTGGCGGCGGCGGCCGGGTTCGAGGTGCCGGCGGGCACCACGGTGCTGCTCGCGGAGGTCGCCGGGGTGGGCGACGGGGAGCCGCTGACCCGGGTCAAGCCCTGCCCGGTGCTGGCGGTGTTGCGGGCCGCGAGCCGGTCGAGGGCGCTGCGCTGGGCGGCCGAGCTGGTGGAGCTCGGCGGGGGCGGGGCGGCGGTGGTGCACACCGAGGACGAGGCGTTCGCCGAGGAGTTCGGGCTGGCGGTGCGGGCGGGCCGGGTGGTCTGGAACGCGCCGGGGGCGCAGGGCGCCGCCGGGGGCCGGTACAACGCGCTGCCGCCCGCCCTCGGGCCGGGCGGCGGCTGCTCGGGCCCGGCGGCGGTCCGGGCGGACCGGCTGCTGAACCTGCGGCGGCTCGCCCGCCGCGACGGCGGCACCCGGCGGTTCGCGGCGCCGCCGGCGATCCTCTTCGAGCGCGGCGCGGTCCGGGCCCTGGCCGAGCTGCCCGGGGCCCGCCGGATCGTGCTGGTGACCGACCGGGCGGCGGTGGAGCAGGGCCGGCTGGAGCGGGTGCGGGAGGTGCTGGACCGCCGGGCGGACCCGGTCGCGGTCCGGGTGGTCGACACGGTGGAGCCGGAGCCGAGCGTGGAGACGGTGGAGCGCGGCGCCGAGCTGATGCGCGCCTTCGCCCCGGACACCGTGATCGCGCTGGGCGGCCGGGCTCCGATGGACGCGGCCAAGGCGATGTGGCTGCTGTACGCGCACCCGGAGGCCGAGTTCGCCGACCCGGGCGGCACCCTGGGCGCGGGGCTCACGGGCGGTGGCCGGGCCCGGCTGGTCTGCGTGCCCACGGCCTCCGGTACGGGGGGTGAGGTGGCGCCGTTCGCCGAGGTCACCGACCCGGAGAGCGGCCGCAGGTACCCGCTGGCCGACCCGGCGCTGACCCCGGACCTGGCGGTGGTGGACCCGGCGCTCACCGCCGACCGGCCCGGCCCGGCCGTCGCCGAGGCGGCCTTCGCGGCACTGGCCCGCTGCGTCGAGGCGTGGATCTCGGTGGACGCCAACGACTTCACCGACGGCCTGGCCCGGCAGGGTGCCCTGCTGGTGGTGGAGCACCTGCCCGCGGCGCTCGCCGACGGCCCGGACGGCCGGGCGGCCCGCGACCGGCTGCACCACGCCGGGACGATCGCCGGGCTGGCCCTGGGCTCCGCCTCGCTGGGGGCCGTGCACGCGCTGGCACACACCCTGGCCCCGGCCCTCCACCTGCCGTACGGCCGGGTCTGCGCGCTGCTGCTGCCGCCGGTGGTCCGGCACGCCGGGGCGGCCCCGGCCCGGGTCACCGGCCGGGCCGGGTACCCGGTGTACGTGGCGCCGGAGCGTCTGGCGGCCCTGGCCCGGACGCTGGCGCTGCCCGCCGGCACCCCGGAGCAGGGCGTGGAGTCGCTGGCCGGGGCGGTGGAGGAGCTCCGCGAGCGGGCCGGGCTGCCGCGCTCGCTCAAGCTCGCCGGGGTGGAGGAGTCCGCCTTCCTGGAGGCGCTGCCGCGGTACGCCCTGGGGGCGTTGGAGGACCGGTGCGCCCCCGGCAGCCCGCGACGGCTGCTGCTGGCGGACCTGGAGCGGCTGCTGCGCCGGGCGTACTACGGGGACCGGGCCTGA
- a CDS encoding phosphocholine-specific phospholipase C, whose product MAALSRRKFMALSASAAAGAAVAGGGVGPAATPAAAAAANATGTLVDAKHIVILMQENRSFDHYFGMLKGVRGFGDRAAIQIAGGYSVFNQPNLLGRQYPWQFSLTKPAGGADPERLAQCNGDLAHGWSDQHRAWNNGKLDSWVAAKGNVRTLGYLTRADIPFHYALADNWTVNDAYFCSVISATGPNRTYHWSGQIDPDAKAGGPAYDGGDEKNLRWQTYAEALENAGVSWKVYQNAADNYGDNALAYFSQFSSAPAGSPLAAKGMASVPKVTGRTPDDIVAAIKADVLAGTLPQVSWIVPNQEVSEHPYATPADGAHFVHNVMNALNADPAVFDSTVLFLNYDENDGFFDHVPPPAAPAGTPGEFYNGTNIGLGFRVPMIAISPWTRGGWVSSEVSDHTSVLRFLEKWTAAVGKPAQCVNISDWRRKVCGDLTGMFDFANPVYGMPALPDTAGAVVGMSTCGPLPNPAPVDNKLPLQEPGTRPARALPYQPHANLDHLEFGSGGVMKVWISMTNQGTAATHLAAYANAYRSGGPWQYTLDAGGTQSDFFNCGTGFGGGPYDLSVVGPNRFLRRFRGDATKPGKSLTVTASYATAPTTGKPAVWFRMANASAAPVTFTVTANQYRGDGPWTYQVPAGGETSDFFNAVAYSNGWYDFTITADNDPSWSQRFTGHLETGQASISG is encoded by the coding sequence ATGGCGGCTCTGAGTCGTAGGAAGTTCATGGCGCTCTCGGCGAGCGCGGCGGCGGGCGCGGCGGTGGCGGGAGGCGGCGTGGGCCCCGCCGCCACCCCGGCGGCGGCCGCGGCGGCGAACGCCACCGGCACCCTGGTGGACGCCAAGCACATCGTGATCCTCATGCAGGAGAACCGCAGCTTCGACCACTACTTCGGCATGCTGAAGGGCGTCCGGGGCTTCGGCGACCGCGCCGCGATCCAGATCGCCGGCGGATACAGCGTGTTCAACCAGCCCAACCTCCTCGGCCGGCAGTACCCCTGGCAGTTCAGCCTGACCAAGCCGGCCGGCGGCGCCGACCCCGAGCGCCTCGCCCAGTGCAACGGCGACCTCGCCCACGGCTGGTCCGACCAGCACCGCGCCTGGAACAACGGCAAGCTGGACTCCTGGGTCGCGGCCAAGGGCAACGTCCGCACCCTCGGCTACCTCACCCGGGCGGACATCCCCTTCCACTACGCGCTCGCCGACAACTGGACCGTCAACGACGCGTACTTCTGCTCCGTCATCAGCGCCACCGGCCCCAACCGCACCTACCACTGGAGCGGCCAGATCGACCCGGACGCCAAGGCCGGGGGACCCGCCTACGACGGCGGCGACGAGAAGAACCTGCGCTGGCAGACCTACGCCGAGGCGCTGGAGAACGCGGGCGTGAGCTGGAAGGTCTACCAGAACGCCGCCGACAACTACGGCGACAACGCGCTGGCCTACTTCAGCCAGTTCAGCTCCGCCCCGGCCGGCAGCCCGCTGGCCGCCAAGGGCATGGCCTCCGTCCCCAAGGTCACCGGGAGAACCCCGGACGACATCGTCGCCGCCATCAAGGCCGACGTGCTGGCCGGCACCCTGCCCCAGGTCTCCTGGATCGTCCCCAACCAGGAGGTCTCCGAACACCCCTACGCCACCCCGGCCGACGGCGCCCACTTCGTCCACAACGTGATGAACGCGCTCAACGCCGACCCGGCCGTCTTCGACTCCACCGTCCTGTTCCTCAACTACGACGAGAACGACGGCTTCTTCGACCACGTCCCGCCGCCGGCCGCGCCCGCCGGCACCCCGGGCGAGTTCTACAACGGCACCAACATCGGCCTCGGCTTCCGCGTCCCGATGATCGCCATCTCGCCCTGGACCCGCGGCGGCTGGGTCAGCTCCGAGGTCTCCGACCACACCTCCGTGCTGCGCTTCCTGGAGAAGTGGACCGCCGCCGTCGGCAAGCCCGCGCAGTGCGTCAACATCAGCGACTGGCGCCGCAAGGTCTGCGGCGACCTCACCGGCATGTTCGACTTCGCCAACCCGGTGTACGGCATGCCCGCGCTGCCCGACACCGCCGGCGCCGTGGTCGGCATGTCCACCTGCGGCCCGCTGCCCAACCCGGCGCCGGTGGACAACAAGCTGCCGCTCCAGGAGCCCGGCACCCGCCCGGCCCGCGCCCTGCCGTACCAGCCGCACGCCAATCTCGACCACCTGGAGTTCGGCTCCGGCGGGGTGATGAAGGTCTGGATCTCCATGACCAACCAGGGCACCGCCGCCACCCACCTCGCCGCCTACGCCAACGCCTACCGCTCGGGCGGCCCCTGGCAGTACACGCTGGACGCGGGCGGCACCCAGAGCGACTTCTTCAACTGCGGCACCGGCTTCGGCGGCGGCCCCTACGACCTGAGCGTGGTCGGCCCCAACCGCTTCCTGCGCCGCTTCCGGGGCGACGCCACCAAGCCCGGCAAGAGCCTGACCGTGACGGCGAGCTACGCCACCGCGCCGACCACCGGCAAGCCGGCCGTCTGGTTCAGGATGGCCAACGCCTCGGCCGCGCCGGTGACCTTCACCGTCACCGCCAACCAGTACCGCGGCGACGGCCCCTGGACGTACCAGGTGCCGGCCGGCGGCGAGACCAGCGACTTCTTCAACGCGGTCGCCTACAGCAACGGCTGGTACGACTTCACGATCACCGCCGACAACGACCCGAGCTGGTCCCAGCGCTTCACCGGCCACCTGGAGACCGGCCAGGCCAGCATCAGCGGCTGA
- a CDS encoding pentapeptide repeat-containing protein, with amino-acid sequence MPPTPEHLDDLPYAHLLQPHSGPLRPDERYDTVHFDGGTHPESAAGASFLECAFTGVDLDGTGLRRARFNEVLVSGGRWVGTDLAESEWQDTTVHTAVLAGLAWYGSQLRRTVLRRCKLEAVNLRSALLADVVFEDCLLRDVDLGGARLTDVSFPGSTLEGVRLAGARLQRTDLRGATRLDLPDGPQGLAGAVIDTGQLMELAPQFAHALGIVVKDA; translated from the coding sequence GTGCCCCCCACCCCCGAACACCTCGACGACCTCCCGTACGCCCACCTGCTGCAACCGCACAGCGGCCCGCTCCGCCCCGACGAGCGCTACGACACCGTCCACTTCGACGGCGGCACCCACCCGGAGTCCGCAGCCGGCGCCAGCTTCCTGGAGTGCGCCTTCACCGGCGTCGACCTGGACGGCACCGGCCTGCGCCGGGCCCGGTTCAACGAGGTCCTCGTCAGCGGCGGCCGCTGGGTCGGCACGGACCTGGCCGAGTCCGAGTGGCAGGACACCACCGTGCACACCGCCGTCCTTGCCGGCCTCGCCTGGTACGGCTCCCAGCTGCGCCGCACGGTGCTGCGCCGGTGCAAGCTGGAGGCGGTCAACCTCCGCTCGGCGCTGCTCGCCGACGTGGTCTTCGAGGACTGCCTGCTGCGCGACGTGGACCTCGGCGGCGCCCGGCTGACCGACGTCTCCTTCCCCGGCAGCACCCTGGAGGGCGTCCGGCTGGCCGGGGCGCGGCTCCAGCGCACCGACCTGCGCGGGGCCACCCGGCTCGACCTGCCCGACGGGCCGCAGGGACTGGCCGGAGCCGTCATCGACACCGGCCAACTGATGGAACTGGCACCGCAGTTCGCGCACGCCCTCGGCATCGTGGTGAAGGACGCCTGA
- a CDS encoding low temperature requirement protein A, translating into MSSEAAAPHPDPDQHRPVRRMAARSRAEPHRTATWLELFFDLCFVVAVAQAGRELAHAVADHHLGTGLSGYLLAFFAIWWAWMNFSWFASAYDVDDVPYRITTLIQIVGVLVLAAGVPRIFADQDVTLAVAGYVLMRVAMITQWLRAARSERGSARTMALRYALGIAVCQVGWCLLLLVPDDVRPYLIPLGVIAEVAVPVWAEAPAKSTWHPHHIAERYGLFTIIVLGETVTAATLAMQSALDEHEALGELLPIAAGGLLICFGAWWIYFATPIHGLLRANRQAFLWGYGHYLVFGSAAAIGAGLEVAIEHAVGAAHLSAEAATAAVTVPTALFLFTVWALHSRHVKQGSEQAVLPAAAAAVLACTAAGQGGVLLAGLVTAAAVAVGIVLHTRRA; encoded by the coding sequence ATGAGCAGCGAAGCGGCCGCACCGCACCCCGACCCCGACCAGCACCGCCCGGTCCGGCGGATGGCCGCCCGGAGCCGTGCCGAACCCCACCGCACCGCCACCTGGCTGGAACTCTTCTTCGACCTCTGCTTCGTGGTGGCCGTGGCCCAGGCCGGCCGGGAACTCGCCCACGCCGTCGCCGACCACCACCTGGGCACCGGCCTGAGCGGCTACCTGCTGGCCTTCTTCGCCATCTGGTGGGCCTGGATGAACTTCTCCTGGTTCGCCTCCGCCTACGACGTGGACGACGTCCCCTACCGGATCACCACCCTGATCCAGATCGTCGGCGTCCTGGTGCTCGCCGCCGGCGTCCCGCGGATCTTCGCCGACCAGGACGTCACCCTCGCGGTCGCCGGCTACGTCCTGATGCGCGTCGCCATGATCACCCAGTGGCTGCGTGCCGCCCGGTCCGAACGCGGCTCCGCCCGCACCATGGCCCTGCGCTACGCCCTCGGCATCGCCGTCTGCCAGGTTGGCTGGTGCCTGCTGCTGCTCGTCCCCGACGACGTCCGCCCCTACCTCATCCCGCTCGGCGTGATCGCCGAGGTCGCCGTCCCGGTCTGGGCCGAGGCCCCGGCCAAGAGCACCTGGCACCCGCACCACATCGCTGAGCGGTACGGCCTGTTCACCATCATCGTGCTCGGCGAGACGGTCACCGCCGCCACCCTGGCCATGCAGTCCGCGCTCGACGAGCACGAGGCGCTCGGCGAACTGCTGCCGATCGCCGCCGGCGGCCTCCTGATCTGCTTCGGCGCCTGGTGGATCTACTTCGCCACCCCCATCCACGGGCTGCTCCGCGCCAACCGGCAGGCCTTCCTCTGGGGCTACGGCCACTACCTGGTCTTCGGCTCGGCAGCGGCGATCGGCGCCGGCCTGGAGGTGGCCATCGAGCACGCCGTCGGCGCCGCCCACCTCTCCGCCGAGGCCGCCACCGCCGCGGTCACCGTCCCCACCGCGCTCTTCCTGTTCACCGTCTGGGCGCTGCACTCCCGCCACGTCAAGCAGGGCAGCGAGCAGGCGGTGCTGCCGGCCGCCGCGGCCGCCGTCCTCGCCTGCACCGCCGCCGGGCAGGGCGGCGTCCTGCTCGCCGGGCTGGTCACCGCCGCCGCGGTGGCCGTGGGCATCGTCCTGCACACCAGGCGCGCCTGA
- a CDS encoding oligopeptide/dipeptide ABC transporter ATP-binding protein, which produces MAEVFEAPRHPYTRALLSAVPLPDPVAERTRRRILLPGDPPSSTERRPGCGFRTRCPVYAVLDPGRRARCEREEPAAAPAGPGTDHTAACHRPGEAIT; this is translated from the coding sequence GTGGCCGAGGTGTTCGAGGCACCCCGGCACCCGTACACCCGGGCGCTGCTGTCCGCCGTCCCGCTGCCCGACCCGGTGGCCGAGCGCACCCGGCGCCGGATCCTGCTGCCCGGCGACCCGCCCTCGTCGACCGAGCGCCGGCCGGGCTGCGGCTTCCGCACCCGCTGCCCGGTGTACGCGGTGCTCGACCCCGGGCGGCGGGCCCGCTGCGAACGCGAGGAGCCCGCCGCCGCCCCGGCCGGCCCGGGCACCGACCACACCGCGGCCTGCCACCGCCCCGGCGAGGCCATCACCTGA